Within the Brachyspira aalborgi genome, the region AAATAAATAAAATTATGATTGAATTTAAATTATGAAAGTTAATTTTATAAAATTAAATAACATTATTACATATGAATATAAAAATTGTAAATTTAATTAAAATCTTTTCTTATTACTTCTATTGGAACAGGGTTTATTTCATTGCCTTGAGTAAACCAAAAATAGCTATTTTTATGAAATCCAACTATTGCATTACCAGATATTTCACCATAATAATTTAATACTTCTTTTATTAAACTATTTATTTCTTCATCTTCAATATCTGGTATATTGCTATATTTTTTATCAAACCTTATATTACCACTCCTATATTCATTTTCTAAAGTCAAAAAAACAGGATTTGCATACATACAAACAGGTAATTCGTCAAATAGAAGATAATTATTTCTTTTCAAATATTTACCATCTATAATATATAACAAATAATGTATTTTTTGCATTTTTAAATCATTGCTCATACCGTATAAATAATTATTATCTAAACAGTAATTTATTATTAATTTTGCAAAATTAATAAGTTTAAAGTTTTTTTCTTCTAAAAAAATATTTCCACCTTCTTCAAGTCGTATTTTAACGGCTTCTTCGGAAACTTCAAATAGAGATGCCATTTGAGAAATATTTTTATCTTCATTTATGTATAACATTACAAATTTTACTGGCATTAATATTTCAGAAGCCAATCTATTTGC harbors:
- a CDS encoding ImmA/IrrE family metallo-endopeptidase, which gives rise to MIENKYLEIIDKHQQKTPVKITDIANDLDIKVYKSTMSGISGAILKEDKKYVIYVNSEDNRNRQRFTIAHEIAHYILHKDKIGNNLTDNAMYRSRLSNVLEKQANRLASEILMPVKFVMLYINEDKNISQMASLFEVSEEAVKIRLEEGGNIFLEEKNFKLINFAKLIINYCLDNNYLYGMSNDLKMQKIHYLLYIIDGKYLKRNNYLLFDELPVCMYANPVFLTLENEYRSGNIRFDKKYSNIPDIEDEEINSLIKEVLNYYGEISGNAIVGFHKNSYFWFTQGNEINPVPIEVIRKDFN